From Microbacterium invictum, the proteins below share one genomic window:
- a CDS encoding ABC-F family ATP-binding cassette domain-containing protein, translated as MGHLDINGVSFTLPDGRPLLDDVSFRVGEGTTTALIGANGAGKTTLLRIARRELAPHGGAVTISGGLGVMDQFVGHGREGQTVHDLLVSVAPARVAAAARELADSEVAIIEHDDLDTQLRYATALAEYAEAGGYETETMWDASTVAALGIPYARAQYRDLGSLSGGEQKRLALEALLRGPDEVLLLDEPDNYLDVPGKRWLEERLRATSKTVLLVSHDRELLARAADRIVTLEVGGAGSTAWVHGGSFATYHRAREDRMARLDELRRRWDEEHAKLKRLVADMKVKATASDEFASRYRAAQTRLRRFEDAGPPEERPQDQDVQLRLRGARTGKRAVVTERLELTGLMKPFDLEVWFGDRVAVLGSNGSGKSHFLRLLARGGTDPDRTLGHVTSVGAALDPVTHTGRAVLGARVVPGWFAQTHRHPEFVGRSLLDILHRGDDARAGMPRDAASSALDRYGLVRQAEQTFESLSGGQQARLQILLLELSGATLLLLDEPTDNLDLVSAEALEDALGRFEGTVLAVTHDRWFARSFDRFVVFGGDGTVYESDAPVWDETRVARTR; from the coding sequence ATGGGCCATCTCGACATCAACGGCGTCTCGTTCACCCTCCCCGACGGGAGGCCGCTGCTCGACGATGTCTCCTTCCGGGTCGGCGAGGGCACCACGACCGCACTCATCGGCGCGAACGGCGCGGGCAAGACCACCCTGCTGCGCATTGCACGACGCGAGCTCGCCCCGCACGGCGGCGCGGTCACCATCAGCGGCGGCCTGGGCGTCATGGATCAGTTCGTCGGCCATGGCCGCGAGGGCCAGACCGTGCACGACCTGCTCGTCTCCGTCGCTCCCGCGCGCGTCGCGGCGGCCGCGCGCGAACTGGCCGACTCCGAGGTGGCCATCATCGAGCACGACGATCTGGACACTCAGCTGCGCTACGCCACCGCGCTGGCCGAGTACGCCGAGGCGGGCGGGTACGAGACCGAGACGATGTGGGATGCCAGCACCGTGGCGGCCCTGGGCATCCCGTACGCGCGTGCGCAGTATCGCGACCTCGGTTCACTGTCGGGCGGAGAGCAGAAGCGGCTCGCGCTGGAAGCCCTGCTCCGCGGGCCGGACGAGGTCCTGCTGCTCGACGAACCCGACAACTACCTCGACGTGCCGGGCAAGCGGTGGCTCGAGGAGCGCCTGCGCGCGACGTCGAAGACGGTGCTGCTCGTCTCGCACGACCGCGAGCTGCTCGCGCGGGCCGCCGACCGCATCGTGACCCTCGAAGTCGGGGGTGCGGGCAGTACCGCCTGGGTCCACGGCGGCAGCTTCGCGACCTACCACCGCGCCCGGGAGGACCGGATGGCGCGGCTCGACGAGCTGCGTCGGCGGTGGGACGAGGAGCACGCGAAGCTCAAGCGGCTGGTCGCCGACATGAAGGTGAAGGCGACCGCAAGCGACGAGTTCGCGTCACGGTACCGGGCGGCGCAGACGCGGCTGCGCCGGTTCGAAGACGCCGGGCCGCCGGAGGAGCGACCGCAGGACCAGGACGTGCAGCTGCGCCTGCGCGGCGCCCGCACCGGCAAGCGCGCCGTGGTCACCGAGCGCCTCGAGCTGACCGGCCTCATGAAGCCGTTCGACCTCGAGGTGTGGTTCGGCGACCGGGTCGCGGTGCTCGGCTCGAACGGCTCCGGCAAGTCGCACTTCCTGCGGCTGCTGGCCCGCGGCGGAACCGACCCGGATCGCACGCTCGGCCACGTCACGAGCGTCGGAGCCGCCCTGGATCCCGTGACGCACACCGGCCGCGCGGTGCTCGGCGCCCGCGTCGTTCCGGGGTGGTTCGCGCAGACGCACCGGCATCCCGAGTTCGTGGGGCGCTCACTGCTGGACATCCTCCACCGCGGCGATGATGCGCGCGCGGGCATGCCGAGGGATGCCGCGAGCTCAGCGCTGGACCGCTACGGCCTCGTCCGGCAGGCCGAGCAGACCTTCGAGAGTTTGAGCGGCGGGCAGCAGGCGCGGCTGCAGATCCTGCTGCTGGAGCTGTCGGGCGCGACACTGCTGCTGCTGGACGAGCCCACCGACAACCTCGACCTCGTCTCGGCGGAGGCGCTGGAAGACGCCCTCGGGCGGTTCGAGGGAACGGTGCTCGCGGTCACGCACGACCGATGGTTCGCGCGCTCGTTCGACCGGTTCGTGGTGTTCGGGGGCGACGGCACCGTGTACGAGTCGGACGCGCCGGTCTGGGACGAGACGCGCGTCGCGCGGACGCGGTAG
- a CDS encoding ATP-binding cassette domain-containing protein, translating into MTGSIPRPKTGGLAKGDPVPGVAKTDPIVVIDNVSRRFGGLTAVDVEHLEIPRNAITALIGPNGAGKTTLFNLLCGFDKPNSGTWEFNGKSLSGIPSFKVARMGQVRTFQLTKALSLLTVIENMKLGAPDQVGESFWASLLPFLWRKQETGIEEKARGLLERFKLDAKADDYAASLSGGQRKLLEMARALMSDPTLVMLDEPMAGVNPALTESLLDHILDLKELGMTVLFVEHDMHMVRHIADWVVVMAEGRVVAEGPPDVVMQDHAVIDAYLGSHQDVDLGVVTGRIAGELDESAQELLEEINAEEAQSIAEAEEENK; encoded by the coding sequence GTGACCGGCAGCATCCCTCGCCCCAAGACGGGCGGGCTGGCCAAGGGCGACCCGGTCCCCGGTGTCGCCAAGACCGACCCGATCGTCGTGATCGACAACGTGTCACGACGCTTCGGCGGCCTCACCGCCGTCGACGTCGAGCACCTCGAGATCCCGCGCAACGCCATCACGGCGCTGATCGGCCCGAACGGTGCCGGCAAGACGACACTGTTCAACCTGCTGTGCGGATTCGACAAGCCCAACAGCGGCACGTGGGAGTTCAACGGCAAGTCGCTCTCCGGCATCCCTTCCTTCAAAGTGGCCCGGATGGGTCAGGTCCGCACCTTCCAGCTGACCAAGGCACTGTCGCTGCTCACGGTGATCGAGAACATGAAGCTCGGGGCGCCCGACCAGGTGGGCGAGTCGTTCTGGGCCAGCCTGCTGCCGTTCCTGTGGCGCAAGCAGGAGACGGGTATCGAGGAGAAGGCGCGCGGTCTGCTCGAGCGCTTCAAGCTCGACGCCAAGGCCGACGACTATGCAGCGTCTCTTTCGGGCGGCCAACGGAAGTTGCTCGAGATGGCGCGGGCACTCATGAGTGATCCGACGCTGGTCATGCTCGACGAGCCGATGGCCGGCGTGAACCCTGCGCTGACCGAGTCGCTGCTGGATCACATTCTGGATCTCAAGGAGCTGGGAATGACGGTGCTGTTCGTCGAGCACGACATGCACATGGTTCGCCACATCGCCGACTGGGTCGTCGTGATGGCCGAGGGCCGTGTCGTGGCCGAGGGGCCGCCGGACGTCGTCATGCAGGACCATGCGGTCATCGACGCGTATCTCGGCTCGCATCAGGATGTCGACCTCGGCGTGGTCACCGGGCGTATCGCCGGCGAACTGGACGAATCGGCGCAGGAACTGCTCGAGGAGATCAACGCCGAAGAGGCGCAGTCGATCGCCGAGGCCGAGGAGGAGAACAAGTGA
- the guaB gene encoding IMP dehydrogenase: MEYNDPFGFVGLTYDDVLLLPGHTDVIPSEADTSSRLTRRITVATPLLSSAMDTVTESRMAIAIAREGGIGILHRNLSIADQASMVDRVKRSESGMITDPITTTPDATIDEVDALCAQYRISGLPVVDEDGHLVGIITNRDMRFVSGFEKQATKVRDVMTSEGLVTGRVGIGANEVIALFAKHRVEKLPLIDDDGKLAGLITIKDFDKSEKYPLATKDEHGRLRVGAAIGFFGDAWERAEALRDVGVDVLVVDTANGQSAGVIDLVRRLKADTSFDGVDVIGGNIATREGAQALIDAGADAVKVGVGPGSICTTRIVAGVGVPQITAIHEAYLAAREAGVPIIADGGLQYSGDIAKALVAGADTVMLGSLLAGTDESPGEIVFQGGKQFKMYRGMGSLGALQTRGKKTSYSKDRYFQADVPNDDKLIPEGIEGQVAYRGPVSAVAYQLVGGLRQSMFYVGARTVEELKARGKFVRITSAGLKESHPHDVQIVVEAPNYKR, from the coding sequence ATGGAGTACAACGACCCGTTCGGATTCGTCGGACTGACCTACGACGACGTCCTGCTGCTGCCCGGGCACACCGATGTCATTCCGTCCGAGGCCGACACCTCCTCGCGACTGACCCGCCGCATCACCGTCGCGACGCCGCTGCTGTCATCGGCCATGGACACAGTGACCGAATCGCGCATGGCGATCGCGATCGCGCGGGAGGGAGGCATCGGCATCCTGCACCGCAACCTCTCCATCGCCGACCAGGCCTCGATGGTCGACCGCGTCAAGCGCAGCGAGTCGGGCATGATCACCGACCCGATCACCACGACTCCCGATGCGACGATCGACGAGGTCGACGCACTGTGCGCGCAGTATCGCATCTCGGGCCTGCCCGTCGTCGATGAGGATGGGCACCTCGTGGGCATCATCACCAACCGCGACATGCGGTTCGTGTCGGGCTTCGAGAAGCAGGCCACGAAGGTGCGCGACGTCATGACTTCGGAGGGCCTTGTCACCGGCCGCGTGGGCATCGGCGCGAACGAGGTCATCGCGCTGTTCGCCAAGCACCGCGTCGAGAAGCTGCCGCTCATCGACGACGACGGCAAGCTCGCGGGCCTCATCACCATCAAGGACTTCGACAAGAGCGAGAAGTATCCCCTCGCGACCAAGGACGAGCACGGCCGCCTGCGCGTGGGCGCGGCGATCGGCTTCTTCGGCGACGCGTGGGAGCGTGCCGAGGCGCTGCGCGACGTGGGCGTCGACGTGCTCGTGGTCGACACCGCCAACGGCCAGTCCGCCGGGGTCATCGACCTCGTTCGCCGGCTCAAGGCCGACACGTCGTTCGACGGTGTCGACGTCATCGGCGGCAACATCGCGACCCGCGAGGGCGCGCAGGCGCTCATCGACGCCGGAGCGGATGCCGTCAAGGTCGGCGTCGGACCGGGCTCGATCTGCACCACCCGCATCGTCGCCGGCGTCGGCGTGCCCCAGATCACCGCGATCCACGAGGCGTACCTGGCCGCGCGAGAGGCCGGCGTGCCGATCATCGCCGACGGCGGCCTGCAGTACTCGGGCGACATCGCCAAGGCGCTCGTCGCCGGGGCCGACACCGTCATGCTCGGCTCGCTGCTGGCCGGCACCGACGAGTCGCCGGGCGAGATCGTGTTCCAGGGCGGCAAGCAGTTCAAGATGTACCGCGGCATGGGCTCGCTCGGTGCACTGCAGACGCGCGGCAAGAAGACGTCGTACTCGAAGGACCGCTACTTCCAGGCCGATGTGCCCAACGACGACAAGCTGATCCCCGAGGGCATCGAGGGCCAGGTCGCGTACCGCGGCCCGGTGTCCGCCGTGGCCTACCAGCTGGTGGGGGGCCTCCGGCAGTCGATGTTCTACGTCGGCGCGCGCACGGTCGAAGAGCTCAAGGCGCGCGGCAAGTTCGTGCGCATCACCTCGGCGGGGCTCAAAGAGTCACACCCGCACGATGTGCAGATCGTGGTCGAGGCCCCCAACTACAAGAGGTAG
- a CDS encoding GuaB3 family IMP dehydrogenase-related protein: protein MEIELGRAKRARRAYAFDDIAVVPSRRTRNPEDVSTAWSIDAFGFEIPVLGAPMDSVMSPRTAIMLGQLGGLGVLDLEGLWTRYDDPEPLLAEIAGLAPDDATRRMQNLYSEPIKPALVRERLAQIREGGVTVAGALTPQRTQELYETVVAAGVDLFVIRGTTVSAEHVSSVDEPLNLKKFIYDLDVPVIVGGASTYTAALHLMRTGAAGVLVGFGGGAASTSRATLGIHAPMATAVSDVAGARRDYLDESGGRYVHVIADGGVGTSGDIVKALAMGADAVMLGVALARATDAPGAGYHWGAEARHPKLPRGRRVEVGQVAPLEEILYGPAPVADGTANLIGALKKSMATTGYSDLKEFQRVEVVVAPYRAH, encoded by the coding sequence ATGGAGATCGAGCTGGGCCGCGCCAAGCGCGCACGCCGGGCATACGCGTTCGATGACATCGCGGTCGTGCCCTCGCGGCGCACCCGCAACCCCGAGGATGTCTCCACAGCCTGGTCCATCGACGCCTTCGGGTTCGAGATCCCGGTGCTCGGCGCGCCCATGGACTCGGTCATGAGCCCCCGCACCGCCATCATGCTCGGCCAGCTCGGCGGCCTCGGCGTGCTCGACCTCGAGGGCCTGTGGACCCGGTACGACGACCCCGAGCCGTTGCTCGCCGAGATCGCGGGCCTCGCGCCCGACGACGCCACCCGCCGCATGCAGAACCTGTACTCCGAGCCGATCAAGCCCGCGCTGGTGCGCGAGCGCCTCGCCCAGATCCGCGAGGGCGGGGTCACCGTCGCCGGCGCCCTCACCCCGCAGCGCACCCAGGAGCTCTACGAGACCGTCGTCGCCGCCGGCGTCGACCTGTTCGTCATCCGCGGCACCACCGTCTCGGCCGAGCACGTCTCGAGCGTCGACGAGCCGCTGAACCTCAAGAAGTTCATCTACGACCTCGACGTGCCCGTCATCGTCGGCGGCGCGTCCACCTACACCGCAGCCCTCCACCTCATGCGCACCGGCGCAGCCGGTGTCCTCGTCGGGTTCGGCGGGGGCGCCGCCTCGACCAGTCGTGCGACCCTCGGCATCCATGCGCCCATGGCGACCGCCGTCTCGGACGTCGCCGGCGCCCGCCGCGACTATCTCGACGAGTCCGGCGGCCGCTACGTGCACGTCATCGCCGACGGCGGCGTGGGAACATCGGGCGACATCGTGAAGGCGCTGGCGATGGGGGCGGATGCCGTCATGCTCGGCGTCGCCCTGGCTCGCGCCACCGATGCTCCCGGCGCCGGCTACCACTGGGGCGCCGAGGCGCGCCACCCGAAGCTTCCGCGCGGCCGCCGCGTCGAGGTCGGCCAGGTCGCTCCGCTCGAGGAGATCCTGTACGGCCCGGCCCCGGTTGCCGACGGCACGGCCAATCTCATCGGCGCCCTCAAGAAGTCGATGGCCACGACCGGCTACTCCGACCTGAAGGAGTTCCAGCGCGTCGAGGTCGTCGTCGCGCCGTATCGCGCGCACTGA
- a CDS encoding SURF1 family cytochrome oxidase biogenesis protein yields MLRPWWIGMLAVALLVAAVFAWLGQWQLGNAIDTDPPPPGATEQVEPLSDVVAPGEYLPEPLVGQKVSTSGWWLAPDFLVVSSRFNDGVEGFWVTGQLRLWDAAAAAGFGEATPPVSLAVAIAWAPTREAADAAAGEFAAFVNTSDVGAPAELTGRLISDEGPALPPPGAPITEMTRMSSAALLGQWTDTDDLDVYRPYLVADPGTVGLPLPADVAPIDSFAPAESSTVNWLNIFYAVEWAIFAGFAFYMWYRLAKDAWEKELEALEEAPDTGAPGT; encoded by the coding sequence ATGCTGCGCCCCTGGTGGATCGGCATGCTGGCGGTCGCCCTGCTGGTGGCGGCCGTGTTCGCGTGGCTCGGTCAGTGGCAGCTCGGCAACGCCATCGACACCGACCCGCCGCCGCCCGGCGCCACCGAGCAGGTCGAGCCGCTCTCCGACGTCGTCGCCCCGGGCGAGTACCTCCCCGAACCACTCGTCGGGCAGAAGGTGTCGACCAGCGGCTGGTGGCTCGCGCCGGACTTCCTCGTCGTGTCATCCCGCTTCAATGACGGCGTCGAGGGCTTCTGGGTCACCGGGCAGCTGCGGCTGTGGGACGCGGCCGCCGCGGCCGGCTTCGGCGAGGCCACGCCGCCGGTCTCGCTCGCTGTCGCGATCGCGTGGGCGCCGACCCGGGAAGCGGCCGACGCCGCGGCTGGGGAGTTCGCGGCATTCGTCAACACATCCGATGTCGGGGCCCCCGCCGAGCTGACCGGACGACTCATCTCCGACGAGGGGCCTGCCCTGCCCCCGCCCGGCGCCCCGATCACCGAGATGACGAGGATGTCCTCTGCCGCGCTGCTCGGCCAGTGGACCGACACGGACGACCTCGACGTGTACCGCCCCTACCTCGTGGCCGACCCCGGCACGGTCGGCCTCCCGCTGCCGGCCGACGTCGCGCCGATCGACTCCTTCGCCCCGGCCGAGAGCTCGACCGTCAACTGGCTGAACATCTTCTACGCCGTCGAGTGGGCGATCTTCGCCGGCTTCGCGTTCTACATGTGGTACCGGCTGGCCAAGGATGCGTGGGAGAAGGAGCTGGAGGCGCTCGAGGAGGCCCCTGACACCGGGGCACCCGGAACCTGA
- a CDS encoding endonuclease domain-containing protein codes for MAAQKKSAEDLKNWLTERNGIAHREDILGAGFGLQLMRTFVREGGATTIRRTWVHLSDAPAELTAAARAGGRVTCTTLARRKRWWMPEGIGMAVHLHLVPGSGSPRLGADWSGVTHWTKPLAPAGRSLEGTVEDALAHIALCQPRDAALVLWESAVQKERLTLESLRRVRWPSRAAKDLAESVQGLSDSGLEVLVVEPLRRWGLRVLQQAKIAGRFVDLLVGDRLVIQIDGWEFHNSSAQRGRDIAHDAELRLRGYTVLRFSYAQIVHDWLTTEALIRRAVAAGLHLAA; via the coding sequence ATGGCAGCGCAGAAGAAGTCCGCGGAGGACCTGAAGAATTGGCTGACCGAGCGCAACGGCATCGCGCACCGTGAGGACATCCTGGGGGCGGGATTCGGGCTGCAGCTCATGCGCACGTTCGTGCGTGAGGGCGGGGCAACGACGATCCGGCGCACCTGGGTGCACCTGTCCGACGCGCCCGCTGAGCTCACCGCCGCGGCACGCGCGGGTGGACGTGTGACCTGTACGACGCTCGCACGTCGCAAGAGGTGGTGGATGCCGGAAGGCATAGGCATGGCAGTCCATCTGCACCTGGTGCCCGGCTCCGGATCCCCCAGGCTCGGGGCCGACTGGTCGGGGGTGACCCACTGGACCAAGCCACTGGCACCCGCCGGCCGCAGCCTCGAGGGGACGGTCGAGGATGCGCTCGCGCACATCGCGCTGTGTCAGCCGCGCGACGCCGCGCTCGTGCTGTGGGAGTCTGCCGTGCAGAAGGAGAGGCTGACTCTCGAGTCGCTGCGGCGGGTGCGGTGGCCCTCGCGGGCGGCGAAGGATCTGGCCGAGTCGGTGCAGGGACTGTCGGACTCCGGGCTGGAGGTCCTCGTGGTCGAGCCGCTGCGCCGCTGGGGACTGCGTGTGCTTCAGCAGGCGAAGATCGCGGGGCGCTTCGTCGACCTGCTCGTCGGCGACCGCCTGGTCATTCAGATCGACGGGTGGGAGTTCCACAACTCGAGCGCGCAGCGCGGGCGCGACATCGCGCATGACGCCGAGCTGCGGCTGCGCGGCTACACCGTGCTGCGGTTCAGCTACGCGCAGATCGTCCACGACTGGCTCACGACCGAGGCGCTCATCCGCCGCGCCGTCGCCGCCGGGCTTCACCTCGCGGCGTGA
- a CDS encoding ABC transporter permease subunit: MLVGVLLAGAMLLLSSPGAAHADTAGSATAPDTPGGDQEQTDFYFGGVIRFDDEPVAGVTMSIEGGGFEAATVTDAEGKWRLYVPEKDVYVLTVDEDTLPDGIIVDAAQLPEGTQPQEGTTASFEVEFGQTGSKVLNLFLGAGERITTSWIDQLVERIINGLNFGLLLALAAVGVSLIFGTTGLTNFAHAEMVTFGAMMAVVFGVTMAIPMWLTIPLVILVGGLFGYALDAALWHPLRRRGLGIVQVMIVSIGLSLAIRYIFLFIWGGSTMQLPGAGAPKIQIWGPIRLSVVDMMSMGISIVVLIAVAFWLLKTRIGKATRAISDNPGLAAASGINVDRVIRIVWILSTALAALGGILWGYFRPGVRWDMGVHILLLIFAAVILGGLGTAFGALIGAIIVGLLVEVSTLWMPSDLKYVGALAVLIIILLVKPQGILGRKERLG, encoded by the coding sequence CTGCTGGTGGGAGTTCTGCTGGCAGGTGCCATGCTGCTGCTCAGCAGCCCGGGCGCCGCCCATGCCGATACGGCCGGCAGCGCTACCGCGCCCGACACCCCGGGCGGAGACCAGGAACAGACCGATTTCTACTTCGGCGGGGTCATCCGGTTCGATGACGAGCCGGTCGCCGGCGTCACGATGTCGATCGAAGGCGGCGGCTTCGAGGCCGCGACGGTGACCGACGCCGAAGGCAAGTGGCGCCTGTACGTGCCCGAGAAGGACGTCTACGTCCTCACCGTCGACGAGGACACCCTGCCGGACGGCATCATCGTCGACGCGGCCCAGCTGCCTGAGGGCACGCAGCCGCAGGAGGGCACGACCGCCTCATTCGAGGTCGAGTTCGGCCAGACCGGGTCGAAGGTGCTCAACCTGTTCCTCGGCGCGGGCGAGCGCATCACCACCTCGTGGATCGACCAGCTCGTCGAGCGCATCATCAACGGTCTCAACTTCGGCCTGCTGCTGGCTCTGGCCGCTGTCGGCGTCTCGCTGATCTTCGGCACCACGGGGCTGACCAACTTCGCGCACGCCGAGATGGTGACCTTCGGCGCCATGATGGCTGTGGTCTTCGGCGTGACGATGGCGATCCCGATGTGGCTGACGATCCCGCTGGTCATCCTCGTGGGCGGGTTGTTCGGGTATGCGCTGGATGCCGCACTCTGGCATCCACTGCGCCGAAGAGGCCTCGGGATCGTGCAGGTGATGATCGTCAGCATCGGTCTCTCGCTCGCGATCCGCTACATCTTCCTGTTCATCTGGGGCGGCTCGACGATGCAGCTGCCCGGCGCCGGTGCGCCGAAGATCCAGATCTGGGGGCCGATCCGGCTCTCGGTGGTCGACATGATGTCGATGGGCATCAGCATCGTGGTCCTGATCGCGGTCGCGTTCTGGCTGCTGAAGACACGCATCGGCAAGGCGACCCGGGCCATCTCGGACAACCCGGGCCTGGCCGCGGCATCCGGAATCAACGTCGACCGGGTCATTCGGATCGTCTGGATCCTGTCGACGGCGCTGGCGGCCCTCGGCGGCATCCTGTGGGGCTACTTCCGCCCCGGCGTGCGATGGGACATGGGCGTGCACATCCTGCTGCTCATCTTCGCCGCGGTGATCCTGGGCGGACTCGGCACCGCGTTCGGTGCACTGATCGGCGCGATCATCGTCGGTCTACTGGTCGAGGTCTCCACGCTGTGGATGCCCTCGGACCTCAAGTATGTGGGCGCGCTGGCCGTGCTCATCATCATTCTGCTGGTGAAGCCACAGGGCATCCTGGGGCGCAAAGAGAGACTCGGATAG
- a CDS encoding RNA polymerase sigma factor, with amino-acid sequence MSHAISTRSTATSCVEPPRQDADDLTAEVFTTAWRRRDDLPRGAELPWLYKTAGFVLANHRRRAATLPLHALPPLTTPDHAEQAARSDELARALGRLSARDREVLMLHAWDGLDGNELATVLGVSRSGAQAALSRARARLRVVWAAADAPRTEMDAPRTERAAGDDTPLQDAGEA; translated from the coding sequence ATGTCGCATGCCATCTCGACGCGATCTACCGCTACTTCGTGCGTCGAGCCCCCCCGTCAGGACGCCGACGATCTGACGGCGGAGGTCTTCACGACGGCGTGGCGACGGCGCGACGACCTGCCTCGCGGTGCCGAGCTGCCCTGGCTGTACAAGACGGCCGGCTTCGTCCTGGCCAATCACCGTCGACGTGCTGCGACGCTGCCACTGCACGCGCTGCCGCCGCTGACGACACCGGACCATGCCGAGCAGGCGGCGCGCAGCGACGAGCTGGCCCGCGCGCTGGGACGGCTGAGCGCGCGCGATCGTGAGGTCCTGATGCTGCACGCGTGGGACGGACTCGACGGCAACGAGCTCGCCACGGTGCTGGGCGTGTCGCGGTCCGGAGCCCAGGCGGCGCTGTCTCGCGCGCGGGCGCGGCTGCGCGTCGTCTGGGCCGCCGCGGACGCGCCCCGCACCGAAATGGACGCGCCCCGCACCGAGCGCGCGGCCGGCGATGACACGCCCCTGCAAGATGCGGGCGAGGCCTGA
- a CDS encoding branched-chain amino acid ABC transporter permease produces MDWGGILNNTAGWLLSPTTIAYALAATGLAVHFGYAGLLNFGMAGFMAIGAYGYAISILSFGLPWWVGILVGMVGATIFAFILGIPTLRLRADYLAIVTIAAAEIVRLLFTTTVFDRWTNSADGLAGYHAGFRAANPFPPGSYGFGPWVFTADQLWTRVFGLFLLAIAVLIVWLVMRSPWGRVLKGIREDEDAVRSLGKNVFGYKMQALVLGGIFGALGGVVISLPSAVIPGTYVTSLTFFLWTILLLGGAATVFGPALGAVIFWVIMSFLDGVLPALASAGILPISGTQAGTLRYVLVGIALMLLVIFRPQGILGNKRELTFVK; encoded by the coding sequence ATGGATTGGGGAGGAATTCTCAACAACACCGCGGGTTGGCTGCTCAGCCCGACCACGATCGCCTACGCCCTGGCGGCGACCGGTCTGGCCGTGCACTTCGGCTACGCCGGCCTGCTGAACTTCGGTATGGCCGGGTTCATGGCGATCGGCGCGTACGGTTACGCGATCTCGATCCTGTCGTTCGGTCTCCCGTGGTGGGTCGGCATCCTCGTCGGAATGGTGGGGGCGACGATATTCGCGTTCATCCTGGGTATACCGACGCTGCGACTGCGCGCCGACTATCTCGCCATCGTGACGATCGCGGCCGCCGAGATCGTGCGCCTGCTGTTCACGACCACGGTGTTCGACCGATGGACGAACTCGGCCGACGGACTGGCCGGCTATCACGCCGGGTTCCGCGCGGCCAACCCGTTCCCGCCGGGCTCCTACGGGTTCGGGCCGTGGGTGTTCACCGCCGACCAGCTGTGGACCCGGGTGTTCGGACTGTTCCTGCTGGCGATCGCGGTCCTGATCGTCTGGCTCGTGATGCGCAGCCCGTGGGGACGCGTCCTCAAGGGCATCCGCGAGGACGAGGACGCGGTACGGTCGCTGGGCAAGAACGTGTTCGGCTACAAGATGCAGGCGCTCGTTCTCGGCGGCATCTTCGGTGCACTGGGCGGCGTTGTGATCTCGCTCCCCTCGGCGGTCATCCCCGGGACGTACGTGACCAGCCTCACGTTCTTCCTGTGGACGATCCTGCTGCTGGGCGGCGCGGCCACGGTGTTCGGACCGGCGCTGGGCGCGGTGATCTTCTGGGTCATCATGTCCTTCCTGGACGGCGTGCTGCCTGCACTGGCGTCCGCCGGCATCCTGCCCATCTCTGGAACCCAGGCTGGAACCCTGCGTTACGTGCTGGTGGGCATCGCGCTGATGCTGCTGGTCATATTCCGGCCGCAGGGAATCCTCGGAAACAAGAGGGAGCTGACCTTTGTCAAGTAA
- a CDS encoding Fe-S cluster assembly protein HesB: MLTMTTEARAAVESIVANANAADTGGVRIAEDGTGANGFALSVTPEPQQDDTVVAEAGARIFLDETAAVALDDKVLDAAPDAEGAVRFALLQQP, from the coding sequence ATGCTCACCATGACCACCGAAGCACGCGCGGCCGTCGAGTCGATCGTCGCCAACGCGAACGCCGCCGACACCGGCGGGGTGCGGATTGCGGAGGACGGCACCGGTGCGAACGGATTCGCACTCAGCGTCACGCCTGAGCCGCAGCAGGACGACACGGTCGTCGCCGAGGCGGGCGCTCGCATCTTCCTCGACGAGACGGCCGCAGTGGCCCTCGACGACAAGGTGCTCGACGCCGCCCCCGACGCCGAGGGCGCGGTGCGCTTCGCGCTCTTGCAGCAGCCCTGA
- a CDS encoding DUF3817 domain-containing protein → MPAQPKLASFPAIRSALKFYQIAAVITGIGLLLLLAEMILKYTPIHLELFAGGSGGFLWFAPVIVGADCQWFSLFIPNLDSCELIPTGDGVNISLAILVIHGWFYVVYLFACFRVWSLMRWHFGRFIMLALGGVVPFLSFIMEIRVAREVKTYLTGREAAEPPADAETPTPATPTEHTR, encoded by the coding sequence ATGCCCGCCCAGCCCAAACTCGCCAGCTTTCCGGCGATCCGCTCGGCGCTGAAGTTCTACCAGATCGCCGCTGTCATCACCGGTATCGGGCTGCTTCTGCTGCTGGCCGAGATGATCCTCAAGTACACGCCGATCCACCTCGAGCTCTTCGCGGGAGGCAGCGGCGGATTCCTCTGGTTCGCCCCCGTCATCGTGGGCGCCGACTGCCAGTGGTTCTCGCTGTTCATCCCCAACCTCGACAGCTGCGAGCTGATCCCGACCGGCGACGGCGTCAACATCTCGCTGGCGATCCTGGTGATCCACGGCTGGTTCTACGTCGTGTACCTGTTCGCGTGCTTCCGCGTGTGGAGCCTCATGCGCTGGCACTTCGGCCGCTTCATCATGCTGGCGCTGGGCGGTGTGGTGCCGTTCCTGTCGTTCATCATGGAGATCCGCGTCGCGCGCGAAGTGAAGACCTACCTGACCGGGCGTGAGGCGGCCGAGCCGCCCGCCGATGCCGAGACCCCGACCCCTGCAACCCCGACGGAGCACACGCGGTGA